One region of Salvia miltiorrhiza cultivar Shanhuang (shh) chromosome 3, IMPLAD_Smil_shh, whole genome shotgun sequence genomic DNA includes:
- the LOC131017543 gene encoding putative late blight resistance protein homolog R1B-16, translating into MMRFLDDQQSWRLFRKKVFGDQDCPVELQDVGEKYVKRCEGLPLSIVTVAGLLSKIDRTPKSWKQIGANDGQLGTILLSLSYNDLPQHLRECFLYMAGFPQDYEIHVSELIKLWVAEGFLEGRDESKMLEEVAEDVLEVLVERSLVMVTSVKSDGKIKRCKLHSMVRDFCSRLAGEEKVVLPIMDYFPNPIVRRHFLPQVLQNHQRISVSWCDLDLKDSVHSSCTRSIICIPQRGYRPKGSIVNFRSLKVLHVLRRNDHAFWALGQVFDLIHLTYLASNIPSSIVPSAILKLCNLQTLIIYRYEVSLPEDIWWLRQLRHLIAFSFLPIPLSHLSGSPLESFQTFSLATNFVFSDSMVDKISNIKKLEICYSLWKFGSDYAFGNLRCLRRLEKLKLETLSSFQLCPNFSFPGSLKKLELSGWRLPWSDMMVFGQLPSQVLKLKNYACSGELWETIEGGFVNLRLLHIDESNLQNWTTERSHFPRLQRLMLHRCPYLSEIPLDIGKIPTLELIEIDDHNQSLLASAKEIKEKRDALEVRLKRF; encoded by the coding sequence ATGATGCGTTTCTTGGATGACCAACAAAGTTGGCGTTTGTTCCGGAAGAAGGTCTTCGGAGATCAAGATTGTCCAGTTGAGCTACAAGATGTTGGGGAGAAATATGTAAAACGTTGCGAAGGACTGCCCCTTTCAATTGTTACTGTAGCAGGACTTTTATCCAAGATTGATAGAACTCCAAAGTCGTGGAAACAAATTGGGGCAAATGATGGACAGTTGGGAACAATATTATTATCTTTGAGTTATAACGACTTGCCTCAACATTTGAGGGAGTGTTTCTTGTATATGGCAGGTTTCCCTCAAGATTATGAGATCCATGTCTCAGAACTCATCAAACTTTGGGTAGCTGAGGGCTTTTTGGAAGGTCGAGATGAATCTAAAATGTTGGAAGAGGTGGCGGAAGATGTTTTGGAGGTGCTGGTCGAGCGAAGTCTAGTTATGGTTACTAGCGTGAAGAGTGATGGCAAAATCAAAAGGTGCAAGCTTCATAGTATGGTTCGGGACTTTTGTTCAAGGCTGGCTGGGGAAGAGAAGGTCGTTCTACCTATTATGGATTACTTTCCTAATCCTATCGTGAGAAGGCATTTTCTTCCACAAGTGTTACAAAATCATCAACGCATAAGTGTTAGTTGGTGTGATCTGGATCTTAAGGACTCTGTGCATAGCTCATGCACCCGTTCTATTATATGTATCCCGCAGAGAGGGTATAGGCCCAAAGGTTCTATAGTGAATTTTAGGTCACTTAAAGTGCTTCATGTTTTACGTAGAAATGATCATGCATTTTGGGCATTAGGTCAAGTGTTTGATTTGATTCATCTCACTTACCTTGCTTCCAACATTCCTAGCAGTATTGTTCCTTCAGCTATATTAAAGCTTTGTAATCTTcagactttaattatttatagatATGAGGTTAGCTTGCCTGAGGACATTTGGTGGTTGCGGCAATTAAGGCATCTTATCGCCTTTTCATTTCTTCCTATACCTCTTTCCCATCTTTCAGGATCTCCTTTGGAAAGCTTCCAGACATTTTCTCTGGCAACAAATTTTGTATTTAGTGATAGTATGGTGGATAAGATTTCAAACATCAAAAAGTTGGAAATATGCTACTCGTTATGGAAGTTTGGTTCAGACTATGCTTTTGGCAATCTTAGGTGTCTGCGTCGACTGGAAAAATTGAAATTGGAAACGCTTAGTTCTTTTCAACTGTGTCCGAATTTTAGTTTTCCTGGATCACTAAAAAAGTTGGAATTGAGTGGATGGCGGCTTCCTTGGAGTGATATGATGGTTTTTGGCCAGTTGCCTTCTCAAGTGTTGAAACTAAAGAACTATGCTTGCAGTGGGGAACTCTGGGAAACTATTGAGGGAGGATTTGTGAATCTGAGACTTTTGCATATTGATGAATCAAATCTGCAGAACTGGACAACTGAAAGGAGCCACTTTCCGAGGCTCCAGCGCCTAATGCTTCATCGTTGTCCATATTTGTCAGAGATCCCACTTGATATTGGAAAGATTCCAACACTTGAACTGATTGAGATCGATGATCATAACCAATCTCTTCTGGCCTCAGCGAAAGAGATAAAAGAGAAACGGGATGCCCTTGAAGTTCGTTTGAAGCGTTTTTGA
- the LOC131018340 gene encoding putative late blight resistance protein homolog R1A-10, with the protein MIIKNNSAVAVQLGASSSTAVGSPFRSAPIIKIGYMVGLHEDLLAIKSRLCGESPNLEVIPIVGMGGIGKTTLAKCVYDDPITVQRFDIRVWVTVSQDYNADVVLSVLLASMEEFDKDRSEESKDRSKEEEELPGAKVHKILKGRRYLLVMDDIWSTHAWDDVRIILPDDGNGSRVMLTTRETDVAAYACYFGEEQERDLQVQAILEKNMCPKCVELKLRREGAAFCSQECFKASWSSHKSVHLNAKSSLIASESYSEQNLGLPGDGWLYCLIEGQAQTPKLPHFDWPLRPYPISQKQSISCLEESVNIFLDIGRFNMSARYYKCLRCPHKMRFMDEAQSWKLLQQKVFAHQDCPPELENIGKEIARSCKGLPLAIVVVAWLLSAVSTNVASWSEIARNVNSVTIGGGQFENILSLSYTHLPHYLRPCFLYMGMFSEDCEVRVSKLTKLWVAEGFLRHLNISKTFEEEAEDFLEDLVKRNLVLVTKRKCDGRIKSCSLHDLMRDLCIRKAHEEKFLVNFSSGLSVKGRKNQRRVSFTPSGLPYLSELYGLTIHTILCFHGISVANMLEGFRLLRVLDAGDVYVRSLPDQLFDLFCLAYLAICYLGRIPTAISKLHNLETLSLRAKNDWMNFITSNSFCLPLEIWRMPRLRHLVFYGRLPNPEGITASSLENLQTLSIVSHTMCSERILRMIPNLKKLEIDCSDGEIFLNNLVHLRQLEDLKLRSSF; encoded by the exons ATGATCATCAAGAATAACAGTGCAGTTGCAGTACAACTTGGTGCTTCTTCTTCCACAGCAgtag GTTCACCATTCAGATCTGCTCCAATCATCAAGATTGGCTATATGGTTGGTTTACATGAAGATTTGCTAGCAATAAAATCTCGACTCTGTGGAGAATCGCCAAATTTAGAAGTTATCCCAATCGTTGGAATGGGAGGTATAGGAAAAACTACTCTTGCAAAGTGTGTTTACGACGACCCAATAACAGTGCAACGGTTCGATATTCGTGTTTGGGTCACAGTATCACAGGACTACAATGCAGATGTAGTTTTATCAGTCCTCCTAGCTTCCATGGAAGAGTTTGATAAAGATAGATCCGAGGAGAGCAAAGATAGATCCAAGGAGGAAGAAGAATTGCCTGGGGCGAAAGTGCACAAGATCTTGAAAGGCAGGAGATATCTCCTTGTAATGGATGATATTTGGAGCACACACGCTTGGGATGATGTAAGAATTATACTTCCCGACGATGGTAATGGAAGCCGAGTCATGTTAACGACAAGAGAAACTGATGTGGCTGCTTATGCAT GTTATTTTGGAGAAGAACAGGAAAGAGATCTCCAAGTACAGGCTATTTTGGAGAAGAACAT GTGCCCCAAGTGCGTAGAACTAAAGCTTCGCCGTGAAGGTGCTGCTTTCTG TTCCCAAGAGTGTTTCAAGGCATCCTGGAGTTCCCATAAATCTGTTCACTTGAATGCAAAATCTTCTTTAATTGCATCTGAAAGTTATAGTGAACAGAACTTGGGTCTGCCGGGTGACGGCTGGCTCTACTGCTTGATAGAAGGACAAGCACAGACACCAAAACTTCCACATTTTGACtg GCCATTAAGACCATATCCAATATCACAGAAAC AGTCAATTTCATGCCTGGAGGAATCTGTAAATATCTTTCTGGATATTGGAAGGTTTAATATGTCTGCAAGGTATTATAAG tgtttGAGATGTCCCCACAAGATGCGTTTCATGGATGAGGCTCAGAGTTGGAAGCTACTTCAGCAAAAGGTGTTTGCACATCAAGATTGCCCTCCGGAGTTGGAGAACATTGGAAAGGAGATCGCGAGAAGCTGCAAAGGGCTGCCACTCGCAATCGTGGTGGTTGCATGGCTCCTATCAGCGGTTAGCACCAATGTAGCTTCATGGAGCGAAATTGCACGAAATGTAAATTCAGTTACTATAGGAGGAGgacaatttgaaaatatattgtcTTTGAGTTACACTCACTTGCCTCATTATCTGAGGCCATGTTTCTTGTACATGGGAATGTTTTCGGAGGATTGTGAGGTTCGTGTCTCAAAACTCACCAAATTATGGGTAGCTGAGGGATTCTTGAGACATCTGAACATATCTAAAACCTTCGAAGAAGAGGCTGAAGATTTTTTGGAGGATCTTGTCAAGAGAAATCTTGTTTTGGTTACCAAGAGAAAGTGCGATGGCAGGATAAAAAGTTGCAGCCTCCATGATCTTATGCGAGATTTGTGCATAAGAAAAGCGCATGAAGAGAAGTTTCTTGTGAACTTCAGCAGCGGGCTTTCAGTAAAGGGCAGAAAAAATCAGCGTCGTGTAAGTTTTACTCCTTCGGGTTTACCATACCTCTCAGAACTTTATGGCTTAACCATCCATACGATTTTGTGCTTCCATGGCATCTCTGTAGCAAACATGTTGGAAGGTTTTAGATTGCTAAGGGTATTGGATGCAGGAGATGTTTATGTGAGATCACTACCAGATCAACTATTTGACCTATTTTGTCTAGCATACCTTGCTATCTGCTATCTTGGAAGGATACCTACAGCCATTTCAAAGCTTCATAATCTTGAAACTTTAAGCCTTCGCGCAAAGAATGATTGGATGAACTTTATTACATCGAATTCATTCTGTTTGCCTCTGGAGATTTGGAGAATGCCAAGATTGAGACATCTTGTCTTCTATGGCAGGTTACCAAATCCAGAAGGAATAACAGCTTCTAGTTTAGAAAACCTCCAAACACTCTCTATAGTGTCACATACCATGTGTAGTGAAAGGATCTTGAGAATGATCCCAAACCTAAAGAAATTGGAAATTGATTGCTCTGATGGCGAAATTTTCCTCAACAATTTGGTGCATCTGCGtcaacttgaagatttgaagttaCGTTCATCTTTTTGA